The following coding sequences lie in one Arachis ipaensis cultivar K30076 chromosome B05, Araip1.1, whole genome shotgun sequence genomic window:
- the LOC107643627 gene encoding sphinganine C4-monooxygenase 1, whose product MILGISDEMLGTFVPIIIYWVYSGIYVVLGLFSEDYRLHTKEDEDEKNLVSKGAVVKGVVLQQLVQAVVATLLFAVTGSDTQSDLNQNASLLAVARQFGTAMLVMDTWQYFMHRYMHHNKFLYKHIHSQHHRLIVPYSFGALYNHPLEGLLLDTIGGALSFLLSGMSPRASIFFFSFATIKTVDDHCGLWLPGNLFHVIFKNNTAYHDVHHQLYGNKYNYSQPFFVMWDRILGTYMPYTLEKRADGGFEARPCKDSKDD is encoded by the exons ATGATTTTGGGGATTTCTGATGAGATGCTTGGGACTTTTGTCCCAATCATAATTTACTGGGTTTATTCGGGGATTTACGTTGTTCTTGGTTTGTTTTCTGAGGATTACCGGTTGCATACCAAGGAAGATGAAGATGAGAAGAATTTGGTGTCAAAGGGTGCTGTGGTTAAAGGAGTTGTCCTCCAACAGTTAGTTCAAGCGGTGGTTGCAACTCTCTTGTTTGCG GTGACAGGAAGCGATACCCAAAGTGATTTGAATCAGAATGCTTCCCTCCTTGCTGTGGCCCGGCAATTTGGTACTGCTATGTTGGTAATGGACACATGGCAATATTTCATGCATAGGTACATGCATCACAACAAGTTCCTATACAAGCATATTCACTCCCAACATCACAGACTTATTGTACCTtactcatttggagctttgtacaATCACCCTCTGGAGGGACTGCTTCTTGACACCATCGGCGGGGCTTTGTCTTTCCTTTTGTCTGGCATGAGTCCTCGggcctccatcttcttcttctcctttgccACCATTAAGACGGTCGATGATCATTGCGGGTTGTGGCTCCCTGGAAACCTTTTCCACGTTATCTTCAAGAACAATACAGCATACCACGACGTGCACCATCAGCTCTATGGAAACAAGTACAACTACTCGCAGCCATTCTTCGTCATGTGGGATCGCATCTTGGGCACTTACATGCCATACACATTGGAGAAGAGGGCTGATGGGGGTTTTGAAGCCAGACCTTGTAAAGACTCCAAGGATGATTAA